One Archangium violaceum genomic window, CCTCCATGGTGGGGCTGGTACCCGCGGTCTACGGCCGCATCGAGCGCGGGCAGATGCTGCCCAGCGTGCCCACGCTGTACAAACTCTGCCTGTCGTTGCACATCTCCGCGGATGTGCTCCTGGGGTTCGGCGCCGAGCAGCTCCTGGTTGAGTCCCCTTCCTCGGCGTCGGTCTCGCCTCCGGAGCTGCTTCGCCTCACGAAGCTCCTGCGCGAGCTTCCACCCGACTCGCTCCGGACGCTGGGGGCGCTCGCCTCCGCCATCGCCCAGCGCGGGTGAGCCCGCGGACGCCTACGCCCGGCGCCTGATGGCGAGGTAGCGCGCCAGCGGGCTCCAGTAGGTCGTGCGCCAGCCCTCGTCCATCCACTCATAGGCGTCCGACGGCACTCCCAGTTGCGTGAAGGTGAGGCGCGTGCCCCTGCCCATGGGCATCAGGTCGAAGGTGGCGATGGAGTAGTGGTGCTCGGACCAGTCCCGGTGTCTCCACGCCTGCACGATGCGGCGCCCGGGCACGAGCACCAGCGTGTAGCCGATGTTGCGCCCACTCCCCGTGGTGAAGGCGCCGCCCTCGCGCGCGTCGATCTCCGCATCGAAGCCGGTGAAGGCCGCGTGCTGCTGGGCATCCATCAACGCGGTGTAGACGGCGTCCGGCGGAGCCGCCAGCTCCACCGTCTGCTGCACGTTGCGGACCTCGAGAGGCTGGCTCATGGTTTTCCGCTTAAGAGCCTATTTCGGGGAGGATGCCAAGTGCTCTCCGGCGGTCCGTTCAGTGGGGCAACTGGGAGGTGGGCGTTGGTGTGACGAGCGCCTCGACGGCGCACTGGAGCCCCTGCACCACCCTGGCCATGCGCGCGTAGTCGAGCGTGTCCCAGGTGTCCTGGGGCGTGTGGTAGTGCGGGTTGCGGAAGAGGGCGGTGTCGGTGACCATGACGGCCGGGTAGCCCTCGTCCCAGAAGCTCGCGTGGTCGGAGAAGTCCACGCCCTCGAGTCCACGCGGGGCGGCGAGGGACTCGGAGGGTAGGTCGTTCTTCGCGGCGCGCAGGGCCCGGTGCACGGTGTCTATCAAGGCCTTGTCGTCCCCCTGGCCCACCACGGCGATGAAGTTGCCCTCGGAGGGGTAGCGCAGCCTCAGCGCGGCCACCGGGTAGCGCTGGCTGTCGGGCGCGTCGGAGAAGTAGCCGATGCTCTCCACCGAAATCATCGCGCGCACCGCCTCGCCCCGCGTGCGCAGCGCCCGCGCGTGGACCTTGCTGCCCATGGTGCCCCGGCGGAAGTGGGGCGGTTCCTCCAGGGTGAAGCCCACGAGGTCCACCCTCATGGGCGGAGGGTTGCCGCCGAGGAGGGCCGCGAGCTCCAGCAGGCCGGCCACCCCGCTGGCGTTGTCATCCGCGCCAGGGGCCCCCTCCGCCGCGTCGTAGTGCGCGCCGATGACGAGCCGCTCCCCACCGTCCGGGCCGAAGGTGGCGATGACGTTGCGGTAGCTCTTCCCGCCCGCCGTATAGGGCTCCGGGCGCACGCGTCCGCCCGCTCGCGCGAGCGCGTCGGCGATGTAGCTCGCGGCGCGCTCGAGGTTCTCCGGGTGCGCGTGGTCGCGCGGTTGGAACGTCTCGCTCAGGGTCCGCACGTGGGCCTTCAGCCGCTCGGGGTCCACGCGGCCGGGAGTGCAGCGCGTGGCCACGGGCTCGGGGGCGGAGCGTCCCAGCCATACGGCCGACGCGCCGACCACGGCGAGCCCCGCGAGCGCGCCGAGCACGAGGTTGCGTCTTCGGTGGGGGCGAGGGTTGTCCATGGGGTGACGAAGCCATGAATGGCGGGTGTCCGCCAGTCCCGGCACGCTATCCTCGCGGGTCATGATGCTGAAGATCGTCCAGGCGGGAGAGCCGGTGCTGCGCCGGCGTGCGAGAGATCTCACCCCCGAGGAGATGACGAGCCCCGGGGTGCGACAGCTCATCGCCCTCATGCGCGACACCATGCGGGACGCGCCCGGCGTGGGGCTGGCCGCGCCGCAGGTGGGCGTGGACGTGCGACTCGCGGTCATCGAGGACCGGGCGGAATACCAGGCGGGTGTTCCGGCGGAGGAGCTGGCCGCGCGAGAGCGCAAGCCCGTGGACTTCCATGTCCTCATCAATCCGCGCCTCGTGGTGGAGGACCCCACCGAGGTGGAGTTCTACGAGGGGTGCCTGAGCGTCAGCGGCTTCTCCGCGCTGGTGCGGCGGGCGCGTGGGGTGCGCGTGGAGGCCTTCGACGAGAACGGCCAGGCCCTCACCGTCTCCGCGCGGGGCTGGTATGCCCGCATCCTCCAGCATGAAATCGACCATCTGGATGGCATGCTGTACATCGACCGGATGGAGCCCCGCAGCTTCACCACCCTGGAGAACCATCGCCGCCATTGGGCCATGCGCCAGGTGGCCGAGGTGCGTCAGGCGCTCGGCCTGCCCGAGCGTCGGGGCTGAGCCCCTCGACCCTGGCCGCTCGCACGCCGAGCCGCCGTCCCGGGTGCCCTCCGCCTCTGGCCGCCCCGCCATGCCTACCGTGTTGCGAGGAACCCCTTCCTCACGAGAGAGCCATGGCGGACACACGCAAGACTCCGGATGCACACGAGGGCCCACGCGCCATTTCCGAGGAGCGATGGGAGAAGAGCGCTCAGGCCGAGCGGCGGCTCGACGAACTGACCCGGGACGGCGTTCCCCCTCGGGACGCGGCGCCCTCTCCTCCCAGCACCTACGGTGACGAGAACCTCCCGCCCGAGCTGAAGCAGGCGGTCCATGAGGATGACGAGACCATCGCCGAGCAGAGCCGGGCGGGGATGGAGGACCGGGAGCGGGAGCGCACGTGATGATGTGATGACGGAGTCCCTCCCCGGAGGGCATGCACGCCCGTTAACAGGGAGCGCTCCTGGCGCGCACGCGTGTGTCGGGGTTCCGGGTAAGGTAGAGGGCGAAGCTCCGGTGGGGCGGGCATGGGGCCCTCCCGACGCGAGTCGCGCATGCGTGCCCCTGTCCTCTTGGTTTTGCTGCTCACGGTGATGGCCTGTGGCGAGGACGCCCTGGAGGTGCTCCAGGAGGAGGCCTCGGACTGTCCCGCCCTGCCCGAGATGCGGCTCGGCGCGGCTCCCTCCGCGGCCGTGGTGCTCAACGCGTACTACCTCCAGGAGGATGCCACGCGGGACTTGCGGCGGGGCCGCACCGAATCCCCCTCCGTGGAGGAGACGTTCGCCAAGGCGGCGGCGCTCGGGGCGTGGGCCGTGCGCACCAATGGCTACAACGACGCGGCCGACAAGCGGGGCGACACCACCATCCAGGTGGCTCCGCTGGTGTACGACGAGCTGTCCCTGCGGGGGTTGGACCTGGTGCTCACCCGGGCCGCCGCGCATGGGGTGAAGCTCGTCCTTCCGCTGGGCAATTACTGGGATGCCTACGGAGGCGCGCGGCGGTACGTGGAGTGGGCGGGGCTGCCCGAGCCGGTGCAGGGAGACCCGCGCTTCTTCACCGAGCGCGCCGTCATCGACCATTACAAGGCGCACCTCGCCCGGCTGCTCTCGCGCGTCAACACCTTCGATGGGCTGCGCTACGGCGAGCACCCGGCGGTGCTGGCCTGGGAGCTGCTCAACGAGCCGCGCGGCAGGGGCTTGGACCCGGAGGGCGCGGCGATGCGCGCGTGGGTGGACGAGGTCGCCACGGTGGTGAAGACGTATGCGCCCGGGCACCTGGTGGGGACAGGAGAGGAGGGCTTCGACACCTCCTCCGCCGGCTATGACGCGCTCTTCTGGCGCGACGCGGCCTCCGCCTCCCTCTTCGGGGAGGGCATCAGTTTCCGCCGCAACACGGCCTCGCCCGTCATCGACTTCGCCAGCGTGCATTTCTACCCGGAGGCCTATGGCGTGCGACGGGAGGAGACGGCCCGCGCGGGCGCGCACTGGTTCTCCGAGCACGCCGCCATCGCCCGCGACCTGGGCAAGCCGTTGTTCATCGGCGAGTTCGCCTTGCGCAACCGCGAGGGCTTCACGCTCGACGAGCGGCGCGCCATGTACCGCGGTTGGTTCCGCTGTGCGTGGCGCACCGGGGTGGGCGCCAGCGCGCCGTGGATGTTCGCCAACGATGCCCGGCCGGATGAGTGGGACGACTTCACCTTCTACTTCCGCGACGGCACCGTGCCGGCCGATCCGCGCAATCGTTATGCGGACCTCGTCATCGAGGCCGCGGCCCTCTCCGGCAAACCCTGAGGCGCTCCTCGCACGTTCTTCCTCTCGGCTCCCCCTTCGTTGCCATAAATAAAAGGTGCATTGGGGTTGTCAGGATTGACGGAAATGACCAGTTTTTCAATAAAGTCAGTCTTATGCGGAAGGATAGTGTTATGAGAATTCCAAGCTGGATGGCCGCGTGGGTGTGTATCGGTACGCTGGGGCTTGGGGCGCAGGTTCGCGCAGAGGATGAGCCGTCGTCGCTGGTGCTCTCGGTGGAGCTCGGGCTGACGTGTGATGAGGACGACGACGACCTCAAGAGAGACGGCGACGACGACGATGATGACGACGACGACGAGGGTGAGCCCTGCAACCTGGGAGCCCCCGAGCGCCGGCACATCGTCGACAACGTCTTCGAACACACCTATCGCGTCCGGGTGGGGCGCGGCGCCTACGACTTCATCACCCTCCACCGCGTGGTGCGTGAGACGGTTCTGGGGACGCCGATGCCCTCGCCGAAGTCGGTGTTCTTCGTGCATGGGGACTTGTTGGGCTTCCGGGGCGCCTTCCTGGGCAGCGCCGGGAGCGTGGCGGTACCGCGGCGGCAGTCCATCGCCGTCTTCCTGGCGCGGCAGGGCGTGGACGTGTGGGGGATAGACCTGCGCTGGGTGCACGTGCCGGCCTCGACGACGAACTTCTCCTTCATGAAGAATTGGAACCTGGGCATGCATGCGCGGGACGTGGGCACCGGCCTGAAGCTGGCGCGCAGCACGCGTCTGTTCACCGGCAGCGGTGGGGGGCAGATGGTGCTGCTGGGCTGGAGCCGCGGCGCCACGGTTTCCTACGCGTATCTGAATGGAGAGACCCAGCTGCCAGCGGTCAGGCGTCAGGTGAGTGGTTTCATCCCCGTGGACATGGCCTATACGTTCGCGCCGGAAGACAGGACGGAGCGCCAGATGGCGTGTGCATTTCATGCCGTGCTCGCGCAGCTCCAGGCCGCGGGGGAGTACGAGGCGGGCGGAGTCGGTCTGCTCGTCCAGAGCCTGGGGCGGCTCGCCATGACCCAACCGGACGCGCCCTCGCCCTACATGTCGGGGTTCACGAACCGGCAGGCCGCGCTGACGTTCGGCGGGGCCACGTTCAGGTTGCAGGAGCCGGTCATCATTCCGGACTACCACTGGACCGGCGCCATGTTCAGCGAGGTGGCTCCCACCGGCCTGGTGTGGACGAGCGAGCGCCTCTTCGTCGACAGCATGGTGCAGGCGTTGCCCTATCAGAGCCTGGGTGAGCAGGTGGATACCCTGGCCATGTGGTGCGGCAAGCCGGATGTCCCGTATGACGATCACCTGCGCAAGGTGAAGGTGCCGGTGCTGTACGTGGGCGCCGCGGGCGGCATGGGCACCTACGGCCTCCACAGCCTGTCCCTGCTGGGAAGCAAGGATGTCACCCCGTACGTGGTGCAGCGCTTCGAGGACGAGGCCGCGCGCGCGGTGGAGTACGGCCACGCGGACCTGTTCCTGGCGGATGACGCGGAGGCGTTGGTGTGGACGCCCATCCTGGACTGGGTGCTGCGCCACTGAGGCGCGGCGGGCTCAGAGGGACGCCGCGGCCCGCCCGAGACCCTCGGCCACGGAGGTGAAGGCGTCCCGGGTGCGCACGCGCGCTTCGCCGAAGCGCTCGGTGTAGAGCCGGCGCACGGCGGGAATCTGCGACGAGCCGCCGGTGAGGAAGACGGCATCCACCTCACCGGCGCCCTCGCAGCGCTTCAGCAGCCCCTCCGTCACCTCGCGCAGCTCGGTGAGGAGCGACTCGGAGGCGGTCTCGAACTCGGCGCGGGTGATGGGCTCGTGCAGGTGGATGCGGGCCTCCTCGAAGTCGAGCGTGGCCTCCTCACTCGAGGAGAGCTGTACCTTGACGGCCTCGATGGCGCGGAAGAGCCGGTAGCCGAGGTTGTCCATGACGAGGTCGTACAGGGCCTCGGCCTCCGCGGGCTTGTCGCTGGACTCGAGCATCAGCTCCAGCAGCTCCTGGGTGGACTTCTCGCGGATGAAGGACATTTCGTGCCAGGAGAGCAGCTTGGACATGACGTGCTGGGGCACGGCCAGCCGCTTGTCGCTGAAGCCCCGCACCTTGTAGGTGGAGCCGGCGCCGAAGCGGGGCAGCAGTTTGTGGCGCATGATTTCCGCGTCGAAGCGGTCACCGCCGATGCGCACGCCGGTGGAGCCCACCACGTCCGCGCGCCGGTCCGGGTTGCCGCGGCGCGAGGGCCCCAGCCGCATCAACGTGAGGTCCGTGGTGCCGGCGCCGAAGTCGGCCACCAGGACGAGCTCGTCGCGGGTGAGCTGGGACTCGTAGGAGAGCGCGGCGGCGATGGGCTCGATGAGGAACTGGATGTGGGTGAAGCCGGCGATCTCCGCGGCGCGGCGCAGGCGCTGCTCGGCGAGCGCATCCGCCTCGGGGTCCGGGGCGAAGAGGGCGGGGCGGCCGAGCACCACGGACTCGGGGGCCGCGCCCATCTGGGAGGCGGCGGCGTCGCGCACGCGGCGCAGCAGCAGGGCGACGAGATCCTCGATGAGCCAGGTGCGGCCGCGAATCTGGGTGGCGCGGAAGGAGGCGCTGTGGAGGAAGGACTTCACCGACTGGATGAAGCGGCCGGAGTGGTCCTCGAGGTAGCGGGTGATGGCGGGGGCGCCAGTGTACACCTCGCGCTCATCCTCGGGGAAGAAGATGACGGAGCGGTAGAGGCGCGGGTCGCTGTAGCCGGGGGAGATGGGGAGCACCGTCCCGTCCGGGAGAGCGATGGCCGTATTGCTGGTTCCAAAGTCGAGTCCGCAAGCGCTCATGGGGGGCGCACCTCTACGCGCAAACGGCGTCCATGGGTAGTGCCGAGTAGGGGATACGTTTCATGGCCTGCCCGGTCCCTTGGTGGTGAGCGGAATCTCCAACGTTGCCGTGGCACCCAGGTACGGCCCCGCGCTCTCCAGCGACAGGTGGCCTCCCAGCATCTTCGCCGCCAGTGCGCTCGAGTGCAGCCCGAAGCCATGGCCCTCCTTGCGCGTGGTGAAGCCGTGCGCGAAGAGCCTCGCGCGGAGCTCGGGCTCGAAGCCGATGGTCTCCAGGCTGTAGCGCACCTTCCCGCGGGAGGTGGAGAAGTTGTGGCGCTCGACGACCTCGAGGGCGAGCTCCCCGAAGGCCTGGCCCTCACGGTACTTCTTGAACCGCTCCCCCAGCACCATGCCGTACCAGCCATGGCCATGCGCGGAGGCCTCGGTGTTTCCATGAAGCAGGGACAGGGTGACCATCCGGCACAGGTGGAGGATGAGCAGGTTCTGGCTGGTGAAGTACGCGGGCGTGAACAGGGCCGTCAGAACGCTCATCACCGTCTTCGTGTGCGGGTCGGTCTGGTCTGCTCGGGAGACATGATGAGGGATGTACCGACGCGGGGTGATGGTCGCGCTGTACTTCCGGTGAAGACCCCTCCAGCGCCCGAGGGAGGTGCTCGCTTGCTACGCCGAGGGGCGCGCTAACGACGGGTCTTCTCCTCATACGCGGCGGATGCCTCCTGGACCATCCGCTCGGCGGCTTCCGGCCCTTCCCAACCGAGGATGCGCACGTCCTTGTCCGCGAAGGCGACGGCGGCGGTGAAGAAGTGCTCCAGCTCCTCGCGCTCCCGGCGGGACAGATCCTTGAGGGAGCTCAGGTTGTCCGCGCGCGCCGCGATGACGGGTACGACGAGCAACCGATCATTGCGCTCCCGGCCGCCGCCGCGCTTCTTCTTTTGATCCACCTTCAGCACGCCGAGCGCGCGGCAGGGGAGCACCACGCCGGGATAGGTGGACTGATCCCAGTACACCAGCGCGTCGAGCGGGTCTCCATCCGGGGCCAGGGTGCTGGGGACGAAGCCCCAGTCGAAGGGGTAGCGCAACCCGTGCACCAGGGGCTTGGAGACGGTGAAGGCTCCGAGCGCAGGCTCGTACTTGAGCTTCACCGTGGCGCCCTGGGGCGACTCGACGACGACGTGGAAGGCGCCCCCCTTGCCACGCAGGGGCAGCCGGGTGAGGTCCGTGTTCATGGTGTCGAGGCCGTCAGGAGGGAACGCCGGGCGGCGCGCGCGGCGCCGAGGCCTCCCAGCGTGTACCAGGCCACGGTGAGGAGGGCGGTGCTGCGTCTGGCGCGGCTGGGGCGCGCGCCGAGCCCGAGGTAGGGAGGAAGCACCA contains:
- a CDS encoding SRPBCC domain-containing protein, encoding MSQPLEVRNVQQTVELAAPPDAVYTALMDAQQHAAFTGFDAEIDAREGGAFTTGSGRNIGYTLVLVPGRRIVQAWRHRDWSEHHYSIATFDLMPMGRGTRLTFTQLGVPSDAYEWMDEGWRTTYWSPLARYLAIRRRA
- a CDS encoding M28 family peptidase → MTREDSVPGLADTRHSWLRHPMDNPRPHRRRNLVLGALAGLAVVGASAVWLGRSAPEPVATRCTPGRVDPERLKAHVRTLSETFQPRDHAHPENLERAASYIADALARAGGRVRPEPYTAGGKSYRNVIATFGPDGGERLVIGAHYDAAEGAPGADDNASGVAGLLELAALLGGNPPPMRVDLVGFTLEEPPHFRRGTMGSKVHARALRTRGEAVRAMISVESIGYFSDAPDSQRYPVAALRLRYPSEGNFIAVVGQGDDKALIDTVHRALRAAKNDLPSESLAAPRGLEGVDFSDHASFWDEGYPAVMVTDTALFRNPHYHTPQDTWDTLDYARMARVVQGLQCAVEALVTPTPTSQLPH
- a CDS encoding helix-turn-helix transcriptional regulator; its protein translation is MDDLEDVKRKLGAALLAARERSGLTQADVSSMVGLVPAVYGRIERGQMLPSVPTLYKLCLSLHISADVLLGFGAEQLLVESPSSASVSPPELLRLTKLLRELPPDSLRTLGALASAIAQRG
- the def gene encoding peptide deformylase; its protein translation is MMLKIVQAGEPVLRRRARDLTPEEMTSPGVRQLIALMRDTMRDAPGVGLAAPQVGVDVRLAVIEDRAEYQAGVPAEELAARERKPVDFHVLINPRLVVEDPTEVEFYEGCLSVSGFSALVRRARGVRVEAFDENGQALTVSARGWYARILQHEIDHLDGMLYIDRMEPRSFTTLENHRRHWAMRQVAEVRQALGLPERRG
- a CDS encoding cellulase family glycosylhydrolase encodes the protein MRAPVLLVLLLTVMACGEDALEVLQEEASDCPALPEMRLGAAPSAAVVLNAYYLQEDATRDLRRGRTESPSVEETFAKAAALGAWAVRTNGYNDAADKRGDTTIQVAPLVYDELSLRGLDLVLTRAAAHGVKLVLPLGNYWDAYGGARRYVEWAGLPEPVQGDPRFFTERAVIDHYKAHLARLLSRVNTFDGLRYGEHPAVLAWELLNEPRGRGLDPEGAAMRAWVDEVATVVKTYAPGHLVGTGEEGFDTSSAGYDALFWRDAASASLFGEGISFRRNTASPVIDFASVHFYPEAYGVRREETARAGAHWFSEHAAIARDLGKPLFIGEFALRNREGFTLDERRAMYRGWFRCAWRTGVGASAPWMFANDARPDEWDDFTFYFRDGTVPADPRNRYADLVIEAAALSGKP
- a CDS encoding inorganic diphosphatase, which codes for MNTDLTRLPLRGKGGAFHVVVESPQGATVKLKYEPALGAFTVSKPLVHGLRYPFDWGFVPSTLAPDGDPLDALVYWDQSTYPGVVLPCRALGVLKVDQKKKRGGGRERNDRLLVVPVIAARADNLSSLKDLSRREREELEHFFTAAVAFADKDVRILGWEGPEAAERMVQEASAAYEEKTRR
- a CDS encoding Hsp70 family protein — encoded protein: MSACGLDFGTSNTAIALPDGTVLPISPGYSDPRLYRSVIFFPEDEREVYTGAPAITRYLEDHSGRFIQSVKSFLHSASFRATQIRGRTWLIEDLVALLLRRVRDAAASQMGAAPESVVLGRPALFAPDPEADALAEQRLRRAAEIAGFTHIQFLIEPIAAALSYESQLTRDELVLVADFGAGTTDLTLMRLGPSRRGNPDRRADVVGSTGVRIGGDRFDAEIMRHKLLPRFGAGSTYKVRGFSDKRLAVPQHVMSKLLSWHEMSFIREKSTQELLELMLESSDKPAEAEALYDLVMDNLGYRLFRAIEAVKVQLSSSEEATLDFEEARIHLHEPITRAEFETASESLLTELREVTEGLLKRCEGAGEVDAVFLTGGSSQIPAVRRLYTERFGEARVRTRDAFTSVAEGLGRAAASL